A genomic segment from Fusarium fujikuroi IMI 58289 draft genome, chromosome FFUJ_chr04 encodes:
- a CDS encoding related to fructosyl amino acid oxidase gives MASTLTKQSQILIVGGGTWGCSTALHLARRGYTNVTVLDVNHIPSPISAGHDVNKLAGGLGTADSKGDDEDSIWKALTYAAAQGWLHDPIFQPFCHNTGAVMAGSTPKSIKQLVEDEIGDDIDQYTPLNTAEDFRKTMPEGILSGDFPGWKGFYKPTGSGWVHARKAMEAAFEESKRFGVKLITGSPEGKVESLIFEDGDVKGAKTADGKEHRADRTILSAGASAEFFLDFENQIRPTAWTLGHVQMTPEETKLFKNLPPLFNINQGFFMEPDEDLHQLKMCDEHPGYCNWVDKPGSKYPQSIPFAKNQVPIEAERRMKQFLKDIMPQLADRPLVHARICWCADTQDRMFLITYHPRYPSLVIASGDCGTGYKHITSIGKFISDCMEGTLEERFAKFWRWRPGNFTEFWGKDPLDRFGADDKIMDLPKSDVEGWTKIKNDN, from the exons TCGCCCGTCGAGGCTACACCAACGTCACTGTTCTCGACGTCAATCACATCCCATCACCCATCTCAGCCGGTCATGATGTAAACAAGCTTGCAGGCGGTCTTG GCACTGCTGATAGTAAAGGCGATGACGAAGACTCAATCTGGAAAGCTCTTACGTACGCCGCAGCTCAAGGATGGCTCCATGATCCCATCTTCCAACCTTTCTGCCACAATACAGGAGCTGTCATGGCTGGCTCAACGCCAAAATCTATCAAGCAGCTAGTAGAAGATGAGATCGGTGACGACATCGACCAGTATACACCTCTCAACACAGCAGAAGATTTCAGAAAGACTATGCCGGAGGGTATTCTGTCAGGTGATTTTCCAGGCTGGAAGGGCTTTTACAAGCCCACGGGTTCAGGTTGGGTTCACGCTCGAAAGGCTATGGAAGCTGCCTTTGAAGAGAGTAAGAGATTTGGTGTCAAGTTGATCACTGGCTCTCCCGAAGGGAAGGTGGAGAGTCTGAtctttgaagatggtgatgtcAAAGGTGCAAAGACAGCAGATGGAAAGGAACACAGAGCGGATCGAACAATTCTCTCCGCTGGTGCCTCAGCAGAGTTCTTCCTCGATTTTGAGAACCAGATCCGTCCTACGGCATGGACTCTGGGCCATGTCCAGATGACACCAGAGGAAACAAAGCTGTTCAAGAACCTTCCACCTCTTTTCAATATCAACCAGGGCTTCTTCATGGAACCTGATGAGGACTTGCATCAACTCAAGATGTGCGATGAACATCCCGGATACTGCAATTGGGTCGACAAACCTGGTTCCAAATACCCCCAGTCCATCCCCTTCGCAAAGAATCAAGTGCCAATCGAGGCTGAACGGCGCATGAAGCAGTTTCTGAAAGATATAATGCCTCAGCTCGCAGATCGGCCACTTGTTCATGCTAGAATCTGCTGGTGCGCTGATACACAAGATAGAATGTTTCTGATCACCTATCACCCTCGATATCCATCGCTTGTCATTGCTTCAGGTGATTGCGGTACAGGATACAAGCATATCACGTCGATTGGAAAGTTTATTTCAGATTGTATGGAGGGTACGCTCGAAGAAAGATTTGCCAAGTTCTGGAGATGGCGGCCAGGAAATTTCACTGAGTTCTGGGGTAAAGATCCCTTGGATCGGTTTGGAGCTGACGATAAGATCATGGATTTGCCCAAAAGTGATGTAGAAGGATGGACAAAGATCAAGAATGATAACTAG